ATGATGACGGTCTTGCCTTCCATGTGAATTCCTTCTGTGCCTGCCCGGTGCTCGACCGGAGGGGCGTTGACGAGTGCAGCGACGATGAGCGTGGACAGAGGCAGGCGGAGCATCCAGCGGATGGGCGGCCAGACCCCGTGTGCCCTCCAGGCGAGGGCACCGAGAGGGATGACGGGCAGGCCGAAGAGCCAGAGCCAGCCCCAGGCGTCGCCGGGGAAGTCGGCGACAAGGTCAGTGATCAGAGCAACGAACCCGAGGCCCCAACCGATTACTGCGGGCATCCCCCAACGCAGGGCCCAGCGGACCCGGTTGGCATGCCAGCCGTATTGATCGAGGTTGGCCTCGTGCAGGATCGTCTCGACCCGGCCGGGCTGCTCCGGCGATGAGGAACCCCTACCCCAAGATCGCCAGCGGCTGATGCGGGAGGAACCTCCGTCCTCTTCGCCATCGGCGGTGACCTCGGCGTCGGCGTCATCCTCCTCATCTGGGGGGTCGACCTTGCGTACCGGCTCCGGTACAGGCGCTGACGGGTCGGGACGCGGCCCCGGCGTCGGCCTGTTGCCTGTGTTTGTGTCGAGGTCAGAGTCCTGACCGTTGAACAGTGGGTCCCACCAGTCCAGTTCGCGAGCACGACGCGGAGTGGGAACGGGGGCTGGCGCCGGCTCGGCGACCGACTGTGCTGAGTGCTCTGGCGAAGGGGAGGGTGCCGGAGTCGGCTCAGGCTGTGGAGGTGTGGCGCCATTGCGGGCGGTCTCTGCATCCTGGAGGGCGTCGTCGATCGCTTCCAGAACGCTATCGACGCCCGCGCCGGATGCTGCCTGGTCGGTTGTCACCGAGTCCCGGACCTCTCCCACCCGTATCGGGCGATCATGTCGATCATGGTCTTCCTGGCTTTGAGCTCGTCAGGTCCCGGCTGGGTGAGGCTGAGACCAGCGGTCGGGGCCCGCTGCGGTGGGGTGCTCAGATCGACGCTGCGCAGGCCTTCCGGTGGCGCGGACTGCGACCAGGCGAAGGCGCCCTCGGCGGGGCGCGGCTGCGACGGGCGTATGCGCTTCCACAAGCGGGCGCTAATGCGGCGCCAGAACATGAGTGCTCCCCTGTCGGCTTGCTTGGTTGATTGGGCTGGTCGGCCGGATCAGGTGGACGAGCGCGTGGCTCGGGTCCCAGGCCGTCACGCTGTTGGCCCGGCTCCCCTGCCTCGTACGGCCCGCCTTAGCGCCCGCCTACGTCGATCTACGCTTACCTACACCGCTGTGACCTGCGCTTTTGGCAGATTCAGGTCGGGCTAGTGCCCTCGGGAAGAGGGGGTGTCACACGTTGACTGAAAGGGCGGGCGCCGGCTTGGTGGCCTCGTCCGCTGACCCCTCGATGTGGAGTCGCGGGTGACCTTCCTGACCGGCGCCCGCGGCGTAGTGGCAGGCCGCTCAGGCCACCGCTGTTCGGCTTCAAGGGCGCTACTTGCGTTCCGCTTTGAGCTCGTCGCGGATGTAGCGGGCGTACTTGGCTCCCACGCCCATCGCGAGTCGGATCGGTTCTTCTTTGAGCTGAGACGTCGGCCAGTCGGCCAACTTTTCCCGGGCCTGCTCAAGCGCCTCGACCATGCCCGGTGTAACCGGTCGGCCTCTGGAGTCGGTCGGCTGTTCCCGTTCGGTCGGGCCGGTGGGCGGCGCCGGGTCGGGCGACTGGTCAGGGTCGGGTCGGTTGATCGGACCAGAAGCGGTCGGTGGCGGCGGTCCGACCGACTCCTTGCTGACCTGCGGAGTCGGGTCGGGTCGGTCGGTCGAGTCGGTCGGCTCCGAGGCACCCGGTCGGTCGGTCGGGTCGGTGGCGGCGTGGTCGGGTCGGTCGGAGTCCGGGGAGGAGTCGGTCGGCTGGTCGGAGTCGGTCGGGTCGGGAGTCGGTTCGAATCCTGACCCGACCGACTTCTCGGAAGCCGACTCGTCCGACCGACTGCGGTCGGACGAGTCGGTCGGGTTGGCCGTCGCGGCTTCCTCGTCGAGTCGGTCCGTCAGCGATCGGGGAGTCGGTTCCGCTTCGAGGGCCGATCGTTCCGCACGGGGAAGGAGAGTCGGGTAGATGCCGGCTGCGGCGAGCCCTTCGGCGGCGGTCTCCTTGAGCGGGACGCCGTACTTCGCCAGGCGTAGCGGCATCAGCGACTCCACCGGAGCCTTGCGGCGCCAGGCGCGGCCGAAACGGGAACGCAGCCGGGCTTGATAGACGAGGCGTTCCTGTTCGAGCTTGATCACCTGGTCGTAGGAGCGCAGCTCCCACAGCTTCATCCGCCGCCACAGGAGGAAGGTGGGGACGGTGGAGAGCAGCCAGCGGGTGAGGCGTACGCCCTCCATGTGCTTGTCGGCCGTGATGTCGGCGATCCGGCCGACCGCGTGCCGGGCGGCCTCGACCGAGACCACGAACAGGATCGGGATCACCGCGTGCATGCCGACGCCCAGCGGGTCTGGCCAGGCGGCCGCGCCGTTGAAGGCGATGGTCGCCGCCGTGAGGAGCCAGGCGGTCTGGCGCAGGAGCGGGAAGGGGATGCGGATCCAGGCGAGGAGGAGATCCAGTGCCAGTAGGACGCAGATGCCCGCGTCGATGCCGATCGGGAAGTACCGGGCGAAGTCGCCGAAGCCCTTCTTCTCGGCGAGTTCACGCACGGCCGCGTACGAGCCAGCGAAGCCGATGCCGGCGATAAGGAATCCGCCGACGACAGCGATCCCGGCGACGATGCGCTGCGCCTTAGTGAGCGGGGGCGGACCAGACTCTCCGGCCGGCCCCGACGCCGCGGGAGCGGTGGTTGAGGCGGTCGGGTTCACGGTCACCTTGTTCTCCTGGTGCAAGAGTGGAATCTGTTGCGGACGCGAGGTGGTGGCTGCCGAGACCACTCGGCAGCCACACCACGGCGGGTGAACGGCGTATCGCCGTTGGGTGGGCTACTTGCCCTTGGACTGGGTCTGGTTGTCCTGGGGCGACCCGGTCGGGTACCAGCCGCCGCGCTCGGGGTCGCGGATGGTGGCGTGGCGGAGCTGGTCGGCGTCGGACATGCCCTTGCGGAGTTCGTCCTGGGAGATGGACTGGCGAAGCGCCATGATGGGGTTTCCTGTCTCGTTGCTGGGACGGGTGACCGGGGCGGTCGGGATGCTTGGCGGCTGTCGGCCGCCCCGGGGTCTGTGGTGGTCAGTGGTTGCGGTGGTCAGTGGTTGTGGTGGTCGCTTCGGTCGCTGCGCGCGAAGGCGAACTGGGTGCGTGCCTCGGCCTCGCGCTCAGGCGTGTGCCCCGCGTAGTCGGCCGAGGCCTGCGCCTGCAGTTCGGATACCGAGCTGCCGATGTCAGCGTTTGCGGGGGACTTAGGGCCCGCCGATGCTGCGCCGTGTCCCGGCTCGGGGCTCATCAGGGCCGCGACCGGGGCGTGCTGGGTTCTGCGATCCGCTCTGCGGCCGCGGTGATCTTCTGGGCTTCGGGGGACTTGGGGGTGGGTAATGCCGGCGGGATCTGCGGGGGTACAGTCGGACTCATCGCTGAACTCCTAGGTCTCTTCGGGCTGTTGAGTGCTGCGAGATGGCCTCCGCCAAGTGGTGATGCACCTGGTGGGGGCCGCTTGTCTTTCTGCGACGCGCAAGACTGGCTGAGCTCTGTTCTGACCAGCTACTGATCGGTGGTCAGGCCGCGGTCAGCGGCGTTCGCGCTGTCTGATCTCCTCCGCGTGGAGCTCGCCCCAGGTCGCGCCGAGGTTCAGGGCGCGCTCGGTGGCCGCTGCGGCTTCATCGTTAGCGAACAACGACTTCGTTCCGCTGAGGTGGAGGCGGATCGCCTTCTCGATCGCGGCCTGCTTCGCATCCCCCGCAGGGGGCTGCTCCTCATCCACGGCGGGTCAGTTCCCACAGTGCAGCTGGCCGGGTGCCCTGGTTGCCGAGACCGTGACGAAGCCGTCGTCCACTCCCCAGCCCCCGTTGCCGTGGGTGATCTGGTGGACCTTGGCGAGGTTGGGGTTGGACGGGTGACAGCTGATGAACTCCGCCCGGTCCTGCTCCGCCATGAGGCCCTCGATCTCCCCAGTGGCGTTGCGCAGGTACAGGCCTCCGGTCCCGGCCGCCGGGGCAACCTTCGTGCCGACGCTCACGAGGTCGGGGTATTCGGTGATCTTGAGGGTCTCCGGCTTGCCGGTGTACGCGTTTCGGCGCTGCTCGGTGCGGCTGCCCGTGGGCTGCGAAGGGCTCGTCTGCTTTTCACCGCCGCCGGTGGCGTCCGGGTACTCGGTGATCGTCGCGGTCTCCCACTCGCCAGTGGCGTAGTTGTAGCGCTGCTCCGTGTAGGTGTGGGTGGGCTTGTCGTCCTGCCCGATGTTCGCCTGCGCGGTGGCGGGGATGACGGCGAGGGCGCCGAGGGCGACCGCAGTGGCGACGGTGAGGCGTGCCTTGGAATTCACTGGGGCTCCAGGTGGGGTTCATGCCCGCCGGCTGGCGGGGCTCGGTGATGTTCGGGTGCATCCGGGCGCTCGATGGCGCGGTCGGCGTGCCGGTGGATGTCTCACCAGTGGCCGAGGACGTGGGCGCTCGAAGTGCAGGTGAGCGCCCACGAGTTCGGTAACTGGTGCGCGCTTCCAACGCGCTTGACCTCAGTCGACGCGGACTGCTCACACCCAAGGAGGTCAGTCCCAGGCGGTCGTCGCAGCATCAAAGTCGCCGCATCGTTCTCTAAAGCCGGTTGCGCGGTACGTCGTGGGCACAGGCCCCTTCTCGGCCGGCTGGTCTCCACTCGCCTCGCCCGGTGGTGCCGGAGCGCCGATCACTCGGCGGCGGCAGCGGCAACGGCCGTCCTACTGCGGTGGATCACTCTGTTGAGTTGAAGGACGGCCGCGGCCTTGAGCTCGCCGTCGGCTGGCACCGAGCGACAGTGCGCGTGGTCGGTCTTCGTGGCCGGGTTTGGACCGGCGAAGGCCTCTGCGCTACAGGGCAGTTGGGCTGGCCGCCCCTGGCCGTCACGTCGTGTCCGCAGTGGGGCGTACGTGAGGGCGAGGCACAGCCAGCACTGGCTGGTCAGGCCGAGAGCGGTCGTTCGCACCGCGCTCGTGGGGTGGACACACGCAGGCCGGGTTAGCACCGCTGAGTAGTCGGGCACTCGCTCGGCGTTCTGTTGGTACTGTAGGTACAGAAGGCTGGGCGCGCAAGGTTCTGTACCTACAGAAGGGTCATTGCGAGAATGAGCCCATGAGCAGCCACAGCACCGCCCCCCTCTGGCAGGGCGTGTACACAGCCCTCCACCGGCGCATTGCCGACGGAGACCTCACCCCCGGGGCGAAAGTGCCAGGGGAGATCGCCCTAGCGGCCGAGCACGAGGTCAGCCGCAACACGGTGCGCGCGGCGCTGATCCGCCTAGTCCAAGAGGGCCTGATCACCGAGGGCAAAGGCCCTCTGGGCCGCACGGTTCGAGCGGACCGGACCGCCGCCTGGCGCCGGCAGGACCGCGGCCAAGCCGTCTCCACCCTGCTCGACGACATCGACGCGGCCCGGCGCAGCGACTCGGTGCAGGTGGGGATTGAACCGCTGCCTGCCGAGATCGCCGCTCAACTCGGCCTCGCGAACGGAACCATGGGGGCCCGGCGAACCCATACGACCGCCATCGACGACGTTCCCTATCAACGCACCATCGCGTGGTTCCGAGAAGCCGTGCGTGACACCGCATTGATGGAGCCCACCGATACCAGGGACGTGACCGAGATCCTGTCGGAACTTGGGTTCGCCCTGGACGACACCGAAGACTTGGTCGTCATTCGCATGCCGTCGCTCACTGAATCCCGCGAACTTGACCTTCCGGCAGCCACCCCACTTGCCGAGATCACGCGGAACGGCACGCAGCACGGGGCGACCATGTGGGTGTCGATCACCATCGCCCCCGGCAACAGAAACCGGCTCGTCTACCGCGCCGGCACCTGACCAACCACCGAGCCGAAGGGGCTCACCGCCCGACTCGCAAATCCGCGTTCCAGTACCAATTTCCGTTCCTGTCACCACAGTTACCCCTCCGCCGTAGACCACCGGACGTGCTCAGCCTGCCGAAAGGGGAAGCAGTGAAAGAAGGTCATCGTGAGTACCCACGGTGGTTAAACTCCGCGGAGTGCCAGGTCAGTTGGCTGTGCGGGAGCGATGTGAATGCGTGAGTCCGGACAGACATGGATCTCCGAGGCGCTTCTGGCTGAGCCGGAGATGATCCAGGCATGCCGCAGCAGGGATTTCGCGGTCGTCTTCGGCCTGGCGCGGCGATGCGGCCTCTACCCGTCGAGAATCGCCCAGCAGTGCGGGATGACTCCCAGCCGGGTCGGCGAGATCGCCTCCGGCAAGCGCATCGTCTCCGCGATGGACGTTGTCGAACGCATAGCTGACGGGCTTCGGATACCCGGCGCAATGCTCGGACTGGCTGCCCGCCCTTGGGAGACGGCCAGCGCGCCCAACCCCTTCCCCGCAACCCCTACCCTTGTGGCCGAGCCGCCTCACCCGGACGATGCCACCGCCGAATTGCGGCGGGAGCTGGCCACATCCGCCCAGGCCGACCTTGGCGTCGTGCGACTCCTGGCCGCTCAGACAGATCAAATGCGGCAGATGGACCGCCGCTTCGGGGCCGAGCTACTGCTGCCCCAACTCCGCGCCCAGATTGAGCAGATGGAGCACCTCCTCAGATACGGCGCAGCGACCGGCACCCGTCAGCACCTCGCTGCGGCCCTTACAGAAGCCGCCACGCTGGCCGGCTGGCAGGCACTGGACCTCGGCGACTACCGGGGCTCGTGGGATCTACACGAGACCGCCAAGGCTGCAGCCCATGAGTCGCGAATGCCTGCCCTGCTCGCGCACGCGACAGCACAACAGGCCTACGTGCTCCTTGACTTGAACGAGCCGGACCAGGCGATCGAGCAGATCCGATACGCCCGCGTACAGGCTGGTTCTTCTCTCCCGCCACTCATGGACACCTGGCTGCATGCAGCCGAGGCCGAAGCGCACGCCGCTGCGTACGCCGATACGGACTGCCGCCGCGCCTTGGACAGAGCGGAGACAACTCGACCGGCTGACCCTGCAGATCCGAGCCTGCCGTTCCTGTTCCTCGCAGGCCCACACCTTGATCGCTGGCGCGGCAATTGCCTCGCGACGCTCGGCGCTGACGAGGCGGTCACGGACCTCACGGCCGCACTGAACTCCATGTCCGGCTTCACGCGCGCCGAGGCCGGCGTACGGTGCGACCTGGCCGTTGCACTGCAGCGTCGGGGCGAGTGGGATGAGGCCCGCCGCCAGGCCGAGCAGGCCCAGCAGTTGGCGCTGGCTACCCACTCGGCACGCCAGCGCCGGCGGATCAATCAGCTGCTGCGCGTCGCCTGATCACGCTTGCTTCCTGCTGATCAACAGATGTTGGACGGCGACGAGTGTTCCCGAGTTCACGATGCGCCCCGCCTTGATCAGCTGCGGAATCTCGTCGAGCGGAACCCAGGCCGTGTGCTGCGCCTCGTTCTTCTCGGTAGGCTCGCCGACCTTCTCGACACCGCGGACAACATAGACGTGATGCGGGCTCGTCACCGTTCCAATCATCGGCTCGAACGTCACGACATGCTCGAGGACACCGGTTGGGCGGAAACCGGTCTCCTCGACTACCTCCCTCACGGCGGCCTTCGCCGGCTTCTCCCCTGCGTCGACTACGCCGCCCGGCAACTCCCAGTTCCAGACGTCCGGGACGAAACGGTGACGCCACATCATGAACACACGGTCTTGATCATCGAGCATCGCCACCATCGCGGCTGGCGGCAGGTACACCTTGTGGTGCTCATACCGCTGGCCGTCAGGCTGCTGAATGTCGGCCAGCGCCACCGTGACCCAGCGATTCTCGTAGATTCTGCGCTCTCCGAAGACGAGCCACTCAGAACTGCGGTCCTC
The window above is part of the Streptomyces sp. NBC_01304 genome. Proteins encoded here:
- a CDS encoding GntR family transcriptional regulator, giving the protein MSSHSTAPLWQGVYTALHRRIADGDLTPGAKVPGEIALAAEHEVSRNTVRAALIRLVQEGLITEGKGPLGRTVRADRTAAWRRQDRGQAVSTLLDDIDAARRSDSVQVGIEPLPAEIAAQLGLANGTMGARRTHTTAIDDVPYQRTIAWFREAVRDTALMEPTDTRDVTEILSELGFALDDTEDLVVIRMPSLTESRELDLPAATPLAEITRNGTQHGATMWVSITIAPGNRNRLVYRAGT
- a CDS encoding NUDIX hydrolase, with protein sequence MRQEQAGQPHESAAQQHANGAGGGQGSDEDRSSEWLVFGERRIYENRWVTVALADIQQPDGQRYEHHKVYLPPAAMVAMLDDQDRVFMMWRHRFVPDVWNWELPGGVVDAGEKPAKAAVREVVEETGFRPTGVLEHVVTFEPMIGTVTSPHHVYVVRGVEKVGEPTEKNEAQHTAWVPLDEIPQLIKAGRIVNSGTLVAVQHLLISRKQA
- a CDS encoding XRE family transcriptional regulator — encoded protein: MRESGQTWISEALLAEPEMIQACRSRDFAVVFGLARRCGLYPSRIAQQCGMTPSRVGEIASGKRIVSAMDVVERIADGLRIPGAMLGLAARPWETASAPNPFPATPTLVAEPPHPDDATAELRRELATSAQADLGVVRLLAAQTDQMRQMDRRFGAELLLPQLRAQIEQMEHLLRYGAATGTRQHLAAALTEAATLAGWQALDLGDYRGSWDLHETAKAAAHESRMPALLAHATAQQAYVLLDLNEPDQAIEQIRYARVQAGSSLPPLMDTWLHAAEAEAHAAAYADTDCRRALDRAETTRPADPADPSLPFLFLAGPHLDRWRGNCLATLGADEAVTDLTAALNSMSGFTRAEAGVRCDLAVALQRRGEWDEARRQAEQAQQLALATHSARQRRRINQLLRVA
- a CDS encoding DUF2637 domain-containing protein; the encoded protein is MVAGIAVVGGFLIAGIGFAGSYAAVRELAEKKGFGDFARYFPIGIDAGICVLLALDLLLAWIRIPFPLLRQTAWLLTAATIAFNGAAAWPDPLGVGMHAVIPILFVVSVEAARHAVGRIADITADKHMEGVRLTRWLLSTVPTFLLWRRMKLWELRSYDQVIKLEQERLVYQARLRSRFGRAWRRKAPVESLMPLRLAKYGVPLKETAAEGLAAAGIYPTLLPRAERSALEAEPTPRSLTDRLDEEAATANPTDSSDRSRSDESASEKSVGSGFEPTPDPTDSDQPTDSSPDSDRPDHAATDPTDRPGASEPTDSTDRPDPTPQVSKESVGPPPPTASGPINRPDPDQSPDPAPPTGPTEREQPTDSRGRPVTPGMVEALEQAREKLADWPTSQLKEEPIRLAMGVGAKYARYIRDELKAERK